A window of the Hordeum vulgare subsp. vulgare chromosome 5H, MorexV3_pseudomolecules_assembly, whole genome shotgun sequence genome harbors these coding sequences:
- the LOC123396402 gene encoding SPX and EXS domain-containing protein 1-like encodes MKGVSSIPAAAIIPSPLFLWRVKVILFLLWGLCCCKIGWDSVMRMSVDLRDLFLYEAFLYYNPLLLVALMIWLWGINLWVFAQSSVNYAKVFDLPQTHLSHREIWRCATWLTLIVPTSMTAYLYLYSHGEVSLAASQPVLLYAILLMILLSPFDMFYLSSRFFFLRTMWRIILPLQAITFPDFFMADIFTSMSKVFSDLERSGCRMVHRQVATIAWFEADSICGSHSVAIPLVLVLPYLCRFFQCLRQYKDTKEKTCLLNALKYSTAVPVIFLSALKYHVFPDVWISFYRPLWLISSVVNSLYSFYWDIKRDWDLSILTRIFMFKNPSAWSNLLYGRSWVFYWVLGSNLILRCTWTYKLSAHLRHNYLTVFAITALEMVRRFQWVFFRVENEWNKMTAKQNFEMSSDMLPSEADRLLDSNSHTV; translated from the exons ATGAAGGGCGTGTCGTCCATCCCCGCTGCGGCGATCATCCCTTCGCCGCTCTTCCTCTGGCGGGTCAAG GTTATATTGTTTCTCCTATGGGGCTTGTGCTGTTGCAAG ATAGGGTGGGATTCGGTTATGAGAATGAGTGTTGATCTGCGAGATTTATTTCTATACGAGGCTTTCTTATACTATAATCCTCTTCTTCTGGTG GCACTGATGATTTGGTTATGGGGAATAAATTTGTGGGTTTTCGCACAATCATCAGTAAATTATGCGAAGGTGTTTGATCTTCCACAGACACATTTATCACACCGAGAAATATGGAGG TGTGCTACTTGGCTGACGTTAATTGTTCCAACAAGTATGACAGCTTACCTATATCTGTATTCACATGGTGAAGTGTCTCTTGCTGCATCTCAACCA GTTCTTTTGTATGCTATCCTTCTGATGATCCTCCTTTCTCCTTTTGATATGTTCTATTTATCATCACGCTTTTTCTTTCTGAGGACCATGTGGCGCATAATACTTCCATTACAA GCAATTACATTCCCTGACTTCTTTATGGCGGATATTTTCACATCCATGTCAAAG GTGTTTTCAGATCTGGAACGTTCAGGTTGTCGCATGGTCCATCGTCAG GTCGCGACAATTGCTTGGTTTGAAGCAGATTCGATTTGTGGTAGCCACTCTGTAGCTATTCCTCTAGTTCTGGTACTCCCTTATTTGTGTCGTTTCTTCCAGTGTCTTCGACAGTACAAGGATACAAAGGAGAAAACTTGTCTTCTCAACG CACTCAAGTACTCGACAGCAGTCCCTGTGATCTTTTTATCAGCTCTCAAGTATCATGTATTTCCTGACGTATGGATTAGCTTTTACCGCCCCCTGTGGCTTATTTCCAGTGTTGTGAATTCACTGTATTCCTTCTACTGGGATATAAAGCGAGATTGGGATTTGAG CATTTTAACCAGGATTTTCATGTTCAAAAATCCAAGTGCATGGAGCAATCTTCTTTACGGGCGTAGCTGG GTATTTTATTGGGTGTTAGGTAGCAATCTCATTCTCCGATGTACATGGACATACAAGCTCTCGGCGCATCTTCGGCACAACTACCTGACGGTGTTTGCGATAACAGCTTTGGAAATGGTGAGGCGGTTCCAGTGGGTGTTTTTCCGCGTCGAGAATGAGTGGAACAAGATGACAGCCAAGCAAAATTTTGAAATGTCATCCGATATGCTGCCTTCGGAAGCAGATAGGCTATTGGATTCTAACAGCCATACAGTCTGA